ACAGCCGATACCGTCGGGAGATGCCGATGCAAAGACAGTTGTGCTCCGACTGCCATCCGGAGGTATGCGCGATTGGCTCTCGCACCGGGCACAGACGTCCCCGACGGCGACGGCGCTCGTCGTCGCCGATTCGGGGGCCGAGTGGACCGTCGCCGAACTCGACGCCGCCGTCGAGGAGACGGCGGGCCGCCTCGCCGCCCTCGGCGTCGAACCGGACGACCACCTCGGCGTCCTCATGGACAGTCGGGTGGCGTACGTGCTGTTCGTCCACGCCTCGATGCGACTCGGTGCGACGCTCGTCCCCCTGAACGACCGCCTCACCGCCGCCGAACTCGGCCCGCAGATAGACCGCGCCGACCTGACAGCGCTCGTCTGCGGTGAGACGACCGAGGAGACGGCCGTCGAAGCGGTCGAGCACGCCGAAGGGACCGGAGCGGACGGAGAGACCGCAGCGGCGGTCCCGCTCGTCTCGGTCGACGAACCGCAGACGAGCGCCGTCGAGTCGTTCAAAGACGTGACCGCCGAATCGTTCGTCCCCGCCGAGTGGGAGCGCTCGGACCCGCTTCTGGTGCTGTTCACGTCGGGAACGACCGGCGACCCGAAAGCCGTCGTCCTCGAGATGGGGAACGTGCTGTCGAGCGCCGTCGCCTCCGCGTTCCACCTCGGCATCTCGCCAGACGACCGCTGGTTGGTGCCGCTGTCGCTGTACCACATGGGCGGCATCGGTCCGATTCTGCGCGGTCCGCTCTACGGCATCACCGTTGTCCTCCGCGAGGAGTACGAACCCGGGTCGACCGCCGACGACGTCGGGCAGTACGACATCACGTGCGTCTCGCTCGTCCCGACGATGCTCACGCAGATGCTCGACACGCGCGGGACGCTCGCCGACTCGCTGCGAGTCGTCCTCCTCGGCGGCGCGCCGGCCCCGCGGTCGCTCGTCAAGCGCTGCCGCGACTACTCCGTCCCGGTGCATCCGACGTACGGGATGACCGAGACGGCTTCGCAGATAGCGACCGCCCGCCCGCAGGAGGCGTTCGACAACCCCGGGACGGTCGGTCGCCCGCTCTACTGGACGCAACTGACCGTCGTCAACGAGGACGGCGCCGAACTTCCGCCGAACGAAGTCGGCGAGTTGGTCGTCGACGGCCCGACCGTCTCGCCGGGCTACTACGACGACGAGGAGGCCACGGAGGCGGCGTTCGGCCCGAACGGACTCCACACCGGCGACGTCGGTTACCGCGACGAGGAGGGTCGCGTCTACGTGCTCAACCGCCTCGACGACCGCATCATCACCGGCGGCGAGAACGTCGACCCCGGCGAAATCGTCGAGACGCTCCGCTCACACCCCGACGTCGCCGACGCCGCCGTTGTCGGCGTCCCCGACGACGAGTGGGGCGAACGGGTCGCGGCGCTTCTCGTCCCGAAGAATCCCAATCTCACCGTCGAGGAAGTCGAATCGTTCTGTCGGGAGCGGCTCGCGGGGTTCAAACTCCCACGGACTATCGAGTTCGACCACGAACTCCCCCGAACGGTCTCGGGGACCGTCGACCGGGCGGCGCTCCGAGACCGGTTGGACGACGGCGTCCGCATCGAGGACGCCGAGTCGTCGGAACCGACGCGCGAACTTAGCGAACCGGAGGGCACGGCAGAAGACGAGGCTACCACCGACGCCGAAGCGACGCGAGTATCAGCCGAGCTGGCGGAGTCGGCCGACGACGGAGCCGACCACGTCGGAGACGTGGTCGAAGAAGCCGAGTCGACCGAAGATTCCCCCGAAGACGACTCGCCGGCCGACGACGCGCTCGAACCCTCTGACGAAGCCGACCGCAATACCATCGACGACGCTGACGAGGCCGACGATACTGGCGACGCCGACGACGTCGTCGGCGTCGACGAGTCACGAGAGTCGTCGACCGACGACCGCTGAGTTCGGGGTGGCGAACCGCCGAGAGCGCTGACAGATGCGGAAACCACCAACGCGACGTTTACTCCGGGTCGGTTCGGCGGTTCTCGACGCGACAACGTTTGGAACCACCCGTTTCGCCGGATAAACGGTTCTACGCAGACGTGCAGAGTAAACCTCACGCACGTTAGTTACCGTTCCACGAGCTATTTTACCACGTGCCACAGAGGTGTCACCATGGACCTTCTGGACGACACTATCGTCCCGGAGCACGCCTGCGAGGTCAAGCAGGCGGCCCGGGAGTTCGCCGAGGAACAGATCGAACCGAACGCCGAGGAGTACTTCCGGGCGGGCGACTACCCGTGGGAGGTTCTGGAGGCGGGGCAGGAGGCGGGACTCATCGCCCAAGACATCGGCGAGGAGTACGGCGGCAAAGGGTACGACATGTACCAAGTACTTGCGCTGGCCGAGGAGTTCTACCGCGCCGACGCCGGTATCGGTCTCACGCTCATGCTCGCGAGTTTCGGCTGCGAAATCGTCGAACACTACGGCAGCGAAGAACAGAAGGAGGAGTACCTCCGACCGGTCGCCGAGTGTGAGCAGATTTCGGGGCTCGCCGTCTCCGAACCCGACACCGGGTCGGACATGGCGGGGATGACGACCACGGCCAAAAAAGTCGACGAGGGCTACGCGCTCAACGGCGAGAAGTACTGGGTTGGCAACGCTGTCGAAGCCGACTGGCTCACCGTCTACGCGAAAACCGGCGACGCCGAGGACCGCTACTCGAACTACTCGATGTTCATCGTCGAGACCGACACCGACGGCTACGAGGCCGAGCACATCCCCGAGAAGATGGGGATGCGCGCCTCCAAACAAGGCCACATCGTCTTCGACGACTGCGTCGTGCCCG
This genomic stretch from Haloprofundus salilacus harbors:
- the menE gene encoding o-succinylbenzoate--CoA ligase; the encoded protein is MRDWLSHRAQTSPTATALVVADSGAEWTVAELDAAVEETAGRLAALGVEPDDHLGVLMDSRVAYVLFVHASMRLGATLVPLNDRLTAAELGPQIDRADLTALVCGETTEETAVEAVEHAEGTGADGETAAAVPLVSVDEPQTSAVESFKDVTAESFVPAEWERSDPLLVLFTSGTTGDPKAVVLEMGNVLSSAVASAFHLGISPDDRWLVPLSLYHMGGIGPILRGPLYGITVVLREEYEPGSTADDVGQYDITCVSLVPTMLTQMLDTRGTLADSLRVVLLGGAPAPRSLVKRCRDYSVPVHPTYGMTETASQIATARPQEAFDNPGTVGRPLYWTQLTVVNEDGAELPPNEVGELVVDGPTVSPGYYDDEEATEAAFGPNGLHTGDVGYRDEEGRVYVLNRLDDRIITGGENVDPGEIVETLRSHPDVADAAVVGVPDDEWGERVAALLVPKNPNLTVEEVESFCRERLAGFKLPRTIEFDHELPRTVSGTVDRAALRDRLDDGVRIEDAESSEPTRELSEPEGTAEDEATTDAEATRVSAELAESADDGADHVGDVVEEAESTEDSPEDDSPADDALEPSDEADRNTIDDADEADDTGDADDVVGVDESRESSTDDR
- a CDS encoding acyl-CoA dehydrogenase family protein; the encoded protein is MDLLDDTIVPEHACEVKQAAREFAEEQIEPNAEEYFRAGDYPWEVLEAGQEAGLIAQDIGEEYGGKGYDMYQVLALAEEFYRADAGIGLTLMLASFGCEIVEHYGSEEQKEEYLRPVAECEQISGLAVSEPDTGSDMAGMTTTAKKVDEGYALNGEKYWVGNAVEADWLTVYAKTGDAEDRYSNYSMFIVETDTDGYEAEHIPEKMGMRASKQGHIVFDDCVVPEENLIGSEGGGFYMLADFFNHGRVAVGGHGLGLAAAAIEEAWSFVHDREAFGRNVSEFQAVQHILADMRMEFEAARALNWRAAQKVQDGENAGFWAAATKTKSTEVANFCAERGMQLHGGRSILTDRRIARVYRDVRIPVIYEGANEIQRNLIYRQSK